The Fodinibius saliphilus genomic interval AGTGCCCCGCCCCGTTCAGCAATTTCCTGGGCATTTTTACTCTGATACTCCTGCTTCCATACGCTATCGATAGTTGCAAGGGTAGCTAACAGAGTTGATGGACTTACAATGACAATATTTTTGTCAAAAGCATCGTAATAGAGGCTGGTATCTTGCTGTAAAGCAATACCAAAAGCCGATTCTATGGGCACAAACATCAGCACGAAATCGGGGCTATTTCCTCCGTAAAGCTGTTCATAATTTTTACTGCTCAATCCTTTTACGTGGCTGCGCAATGAGTTTACATGTTGCTTCAGAGCATGTTCCCGTTCTACGTCATCATCAGCGGAACTAAACCGCTCATAAGCAGTCAACGACACTTTAGAATCGATAACAAGACGTTTTTCATCGGGCAGATGCACTACTACATCCGGATACAGCCGACGCCCCTCCTCGGTGGTATGGTGCTCCTGGATTTCATATTCTCGACCTTTTGTAAGCCCCGACTTTTCAAGGATACGCTGTAATATCACTTCTCCCCAGCTGCCCTGTGTCTTCGATTCCCCTTTCAGGGCTTGCGTTAAGTCTTTGGCCTCTTTGGCCATCTGCTGGTTCATCTCCTTCAGATGCTTGAGATGCTCTTTCAGTGAGCTCCGACCCTCTATATCTTCTTTATGGGTCTCCTCTACTTTCTTTTTAAACGCCTCCATCTTCTCTCCCAGTGGTTTCAGCAGCTGATCCAGTTTCTCTTTATTCTGCTCGGTAAACTTCTGCGATTTTTTTTCAAGGATTTTATTGGCCAGGTTCTCAAACTCATCTTTAAATTTGTCCTGTAAGTTCGCCATCTCCTCTTTCTGCTCGCTGAGCCGCTCTTTTAAATTTCGATATTCAGCATTGAGCTCGGCCAGCTGTTTTTCTGCGTCATTGGCCCTCCCCTGTTCTTTATGGTAATTATTTTTTGCTTCCGAAACCTCGGCATCCAGCCGCTCATTGCGTTCTTCAAGCCGCGAAATGGTTTGCATAGCCTGCTCACGCTCCTGTTTTAATGTTTCTGCTTCTTCGTTGGTAAGGGGCTGACTACTTTTGTATTTGAAATGGGCGATGATGTAGCCTAAAACCAGGCCTAGAATGATATAAACGATTGACAATAATTCCATGCGTTATAGTAAAGCTGTTTTCAGGATTCAGATTACAGGATACAGTATATATTATGCTTTGTTCTTGATGTATTGAGCATAAGGTGTGACATCTGATAACTTGAAGCTAATATCACGGTTCTGCGGTCCAGTTTCCAGTGTGGAAATAAAATAGGAATGCAGAGTGACTACATAGTGGCAGGGTAGATATTTTAATTCCGCCTCCATTCCTCCTTTATTCTATTTACGGCTACATACCTTAACTCCTTATGAAGTACTAACTTGTCCAAGTGGTATATTTTACTCACTAACTAGGATTTAACAGACCATGAGTAAAACATTAGAGAAAGGTTATAATGGCTTTTAGGGTACCAATCCTGTCCTCTACCTATTAGCCAACAAAAAGAGACGTTTAAACGATTTCTATATTAGTAAAGAAAACGGAGGTCCAGCTTCCATTGCCAATTCATTATACTGCTAGCTTGGTTTTTGAAGGGCTATTTTCTAATATCGATTCATCTTAAATCATTACTCATAACGCAAACAGATATTACTATGCGACATCAGAACTGGCAGTGTCCAAAGTGCAAAAACAGGGAATTTGAAACAGGAGAGGTTTCCGGGACGGGTGGTTTCTTTTCCAAATTTTTCAATATCCAAACCCAATCTTTTACCACTATTACCTGTACAAAGTGTACCTACACGGAAATGTACAAAGGAGAAACCAGTACACTCAGTAACATCTTGGATTTCTTCGGTAACTAAGGTGATTATCTCTCTTGGGGCTTATCTCTAAGCCGGTAAGGATGGAATAGAGTCAATTATAGCCAAATTCTCGAGTGCCATCCAGATCAAGAATACAACATATGCTATAATAAGGGTTACTGATTCTTTTCGATCGAGAATCATATCGGTCCGCATAAAGCTGAACAATAGCAACGTTGCCAGGGTAAGTGCCCCCATTAGCGGAGCTGCCATACTGAAATTGATGACAGTAGCCCCAGCTATAAGTACGCCCATCGGAATACAAACCAATAGGTCAAAAA includes:
- the rmuC gene encoding DNA recombination protein RmuC, with protein sequence MELLSIVYIILGLVLGYIIAHFKYKSSQPLTNEEAETLKQEREQAMQTISRLEERNERLDAEVSEAKNNYHKEQGRANDAEKQLAELNAEYRNLKERLSEQKEEMANLQDKFKDEFENLANKILEKKSQKFTEQNKEKLDQLLKPLGEKMEAFKKKVEETHKEDIEGRSSLKEHLKHLKEMNQQMAKEAKDLTQALKGESKTQGSWGEVILQRILEKSGLTKGREYEIQEHHTTEEGRRLYPDVVVHLPDEKRLVIDSKVSLTAYERFSSADDDVEREHALKQHVNSLRSHVKGLSSKNYEQLYGGNSPDFVLMFVPIESAFGIALQQDTSLYYDAFDKNIVIVSPSTLLATLATIDSVWKQEYQSKNAQEIAERGGALYDKFVLFVESMQDIGQRIRQTQESYDEAMGRLSEGRGNVVRQVEMLRELGAKASKNLPGELTDRPQIEQDNSDS
- a CDS encoding zinc ribbon domain-containing protein, with the translated sequence MRHQNWQCPKCKNREFETGEVSGTGGFFSKFFNIQTQSFTTITCTKCTYTEMYKGETSTLSNILDFFGN